A genomic stretch from Candidatus Omnitrophota bacterium includes:
- a CDS encoding DUF4329 domain-containing protein encodes MNSRLLKVISVFTLFFFAFNIFLSPVAFAELPCWNDASLASGEGGVDASDAAAAQPPDINQKNRTEAADPVDISNGNFFYQNKDLFVPSRGLPLEIRRFYSSLDAYEGPFGIGTSHSYNIFLLEFSDGREDYVLRRNANGSKDKFLQNSDGSYTAPAGCYDTLTKEAGGYVIHDKHGLIYRFGLEGRLNSITDRNNNVISLEYDPQTAVLSKVSDSSGRFIEFTYNPEHKVSRLRDFSGRLTSYEYDSDGNPIYVTTPPTEDYPAGTTTVYTYDDKHRLTSIADARGSQYLSLEYDEDSRVKELVYAGGKYQFTYKTNLTTLIDPRGFKTEYELNSNGTVKSQRQYYTGTSYYQTKYEYNQGRERTRITSPRGNWVKYTYDNKGNILEIRRKKANTPDSNDPANDIVTAFTYESSFNQIKTATDPKGSTTTYEYDSKGNLTNITYPAVSGRTPEVTFTYNTFGQLTSVTDSNNNVTTYEYNPDTGYLIKTTAAQGALNIATQFTYDTAGNLKTTTDPRGNTTTFEYDSHNNLIKAISSPPFNYETIYKYDENDNLIELRRQTGETDNPWQTTYYTYDLLDRIETVKDELGNITTFSYDANGNRSQVEDAEGNSTCYEYDERNLLWKVTDAADNTTEYSYDANSNLKEITDSKGNTTTYAYDSFDRPISTTYADGSKEEYAYDFSSNLTAKKDPKGQIISYGYDPLNRLDLKTYPDKSSVDYVYDIGSRLLDIIDQTGTLHYDYDTANRVSKVTSPGNKSVFYEYDANSNRTKLTYPDNTYITYIYDELNRLTNVVAPFMGQSGAVASYTYDPLSRRTRLDYPNNTYSLYDYDPASRLTTLTNVSNSIPNPYSYTYDNAGNRLTMQTEQGDHSYEYDKTYQLTAVNYPDGFAFFDTAYDYDETGNRTTNYTTNNLNQYTKVGTTNYAYDANGNLANDGSFAYAYDYENRLISASSLRPATNLGGEAIYTYDPFGRRTSKTVDGKTTNFLYDGDQIIAEYDDQGNPTKKYIYGPGIDEPICMIGSGGLNLRCYYHFDGFGSVTALTDSSGSTVESYTYDAYGKPSTASSIGNPYMFTGREYDLETGLYYYRARHYSPMLGRFLQRDPFDYMDGSNLYKYVRNNPVNLLDPWGYRPGDRYPTQDDAANDALNDIHEPSVRKDRENAGWIYRNSDGTYSYTPPREGSAHSSDPGHKPPNGTAYYHSHGAESGPDYDDENFSNYYDRRTATWQGDVPYADSNGVDGYLITPSGNKKEYDHSKEEITEPIGLKEGTSNKK; translated from the coding sequence ATGAATAGCCGCCTCTTAAAGGTTATCTCGGTATTTACGCTTTTCTTCTTTGCCTTTAATATTTTTCTATCTCCAGTAGCATTTGCCGAGCTTCCTTGTTGGAATGACGCCTCGCTTGCTTCCGGGGAGGGCGGAGTAGACGCCTCAGACGCTGCAGCGGCCCAGCCCCCTGATATAAACCAGAAGAACAGGACAGAGGCAGCAGACCCTGTTGACATCTCAAACGGTAATTTCTTCTACCAAAATAAGGACTTATTTGTCCCCTCACGAGGCCTCCCCTTAGAGATAAGGCGTTTCTACAGTAGTTTAGATGCCTACGAGGGCCCATTTGGCATAGGCACAAGCCACAGTTACAACATCTTCCTGTTGGAGTTTTCAGACGGTAGGGAGGATTACGTTCTAAGGCGCAATGCCAACGGCTCAAAGGACAAGTTCCTGCAGAATTCCGACGGCTCTTACACAGCTCCTGCCGGCTGTTACGATACTTTGACCAAAGAGGCAGGCGGCTATGTTATCCATGATAAGCACGGTTTAATCTATCGTTTTGGCTTAGAAGGCCGCCTGAATTCAATTACCGACCGAAACAATAATGTCATCTCTCTGGAGTATGACCCGCAAACAGCCGTATTGAGTAAGGTTAGCGACAGTTCAGGCCGCTTTATTGAGTTTACCTATAATCCTGAACATAAGGTAAGCCGGCTAAGGGACTTCAGCGGCCGCCTGACTTCATATGAATACGATTCAGACGGCAACCCAATCTATGTAACTACTCCTCCCACAGAGGATTATCCCGCAGGCACAACCACCGTATATACCTATGACGATAAACACCGGCTAACCTCTATCGCCGATGCCCGAGGCAGCCAATACCTATCTTTGGAGTATGATGAGGACAGCCGCGTCAAGGAACTTGTCTACGCAGGCGGCAAATACCAATTTACCTACAAGACCAACCTCACTACCCTTATTGACCCCAGGGGTTTTAAGACAGAATACGAACTCAATTCCAACGGCACAGTAAAAAGCCAGAGGCAGTATTATACCGGCACTTCTTATTATCAGACCAAATACGAATACAACCAGGGCCGCGAGCGCACCAGGATAACCTCTCCCAGAGGCAACTGGGTCAAATACACCTATGATAACAAGGGGAACATCTTAGAAATCAGGCGTAAGAAAGCCAACACCCCTGACAGTAATGACCCTGCAAATGACATAGTAACTGCCTTTACCTATGAGTCGAGCTTTAACCAGATTAAGACCGCAACCGACCCCAAAGGCAGCACCACCACCTATGAATACGACTCAAAAGGCAACCTCACAAACATAACCTATCCGGCTGTCTCAGGCAGGACGCCAGAGGTAACCTTCACCTACAATACCTTTGGCCAGCTCACAAGCGTAACCGACTCCAATAACAATGTAACTACCTACGAATACAACCCTGATACCGGCTACTTAATCAAGACAACCGCTGCACAGGGTGCTCTTAACATCGCTACCCAGTTTACCTATGATACTGCAGGCAACCTCAAGACAACGACAGACCCCAGAGGCAACACCACCACCTTTGAATACGACAGCCACAATAACCTGATTAAAGCTATATCCAGCCCGCCTTTTAACTACGAAACCATCTATAAATATGACGAGAATGATAACTTGATTGAACTCCGCAGGCAGACAGGTGAGACGGATAACCCCTGGCAGACAACCTACTACACCTATGATCTTTTAGACCGTATAGAGACCGTAAAAGACGAATTAGGCAATATCACCACCTTTAGTTACGATGCCAACGGCAACCGCAGCCAGGTAGAGGACGCAGAAGGCAACTCTACCTGCTACGAATATGATGAACGTAACCTCTTATGGAAGGTAACCGACGCCGCAGACAACACTACCGAATACTCCTACGACGCAAACAGCAACCTCAAAGAAATTACCGACTCCAAAGGAAATACCACAACCTACGCCTATGACAGCTTTGACCGGCCCATCTCTACCACCTATGCTGACGGCTCAAAAGAGGAATACGCCTATGACTTCAGTTCCAACCTCACAGCCAAGAAAGACCCCAAAGGCCAGATCATCAGCTACGGCTATGACCCGCTTAACCGGCTGGACTTAAAGACCTATCCTGATAAATCAAGCGTTGACTACGTGTATGACATCGGCTCCCGGCTGCTTGATATTATTGATCAAACCGGAACACTACATTACGACTATGATACAGCCAACCGCGTCAGCAAGGTAACTTCTCCCGGCAATAAATCCGTCTTTTATGAATATGACGCCAATTCCAATCGTACTAAACTAACATATCCGGACAATACCTACATTACCTATATATATGATGAACTCAACCGTCTCACTAATGTAGTTGCTCCATTTATGGGGCAAAGCGGGGCCGTCGCCTCCTACACCTACGACCCCCTCTCCCGCAGGACGCGGCTTGACTATCCCAACAACACCTATTCTCTCTACGACTATGACCCAGCCAGCCGCCTGACAACCCTTACCAATGTCTCTAACTCTATACCTAACCCCTATTCCTACACCTACGACAACGCGGGTAACCGCTTGACAATGCAGACAGAACAGGGCGACCACTCTTATGAATATGATAAGACCTACCAGCTAACAGCCGTCAACTACCCTGACGGCTTTGCCTTCTTTGACACTGCCTACGACTATGATGAGACAGGCAACCGCACGACAAACTACACCACCAATAACCTCAACCAATACACAAAAGTCGGCACAACTAACTACGCCTATGACGCAAACGGCAACCTGGCTAATGACGGCAGCTTCGCCTACGCCTATGACTACGAGAACCGTCTAATCAGCGCATCGTCATTGCGACCCGCCACGAATCTTGGCGGGGAAGCAATCTACACATACGACCCCTTTGGCAGGCGCACCTCAAAGACCGTCGATGGCAAAACCACCAACTTCCTCTACGACGGCGACCAAATCATCGCCGAGTATGACGACCAAGGCAACCCAACCAAGAAATACATCTACGGCCCAGGTATTGATGAACCGATCTGTATGATCGGTAGCGGAGGTTTAAACCTCCGCTGCTATTACCACTTTGACGGCTTCGGCAGCGTGACCGCTCTCACCGACTCATCCGGCTCAACCGTTGAATCCTACACCTACGACGCCTACGGCAAGCCATCCACTGCCTCATCCATCGGCAATCCCTACATGTTCACCGGCAGGGAGTATGACCTTGAGACAGGGCTGTATTACTACAGGGCTCGCCACTACTCGCCAATGCTGGGGAGGTTCTTGCAGAGGGATCCCTTTGATTACATGGACGGCTCTAATCTTTATAAGTATGTTCGCAACAACCCTGTAAATTTATTAGACCCTTGGGGATATAGGCCAGGAGATAGGTATCCTACGCAAGATGATGCTGCAAATGATGCTCTCAACGATATCCACGAGCCATCAGTAAGGAAGGACAGAGAAAACGCCGGTTGGATATATCGTAATAGCGATGGAACGTATTCATATACTCCTCCTCGAGAAGGTTCAGCTCACAGTTCGGATCCCGGTCATAAACCACCTAATGGGACTGCATATTATCATTCTCATGGTGCGGAAAGCGGCCCAGATTATGATGATGAGAACTTTTCAAACTATTATGACCGCAGAACGGCCACATGGCAAGGCGATGTACCTTATGCTGATAGTAATGGTGTAGATGGGTATCTCATTACACCAAGTGGTAATAAGAAGGAATATGATCATTCAAAAGAAGAGATCACAGAACCGATAGGATTGAAAGAAGGGACATCTAATAAAAAATGA